TGGTGCTGGAGTCGCGGATGGCGTCGGAGGGCATCATCTTCAGCGACGGCGTGGAGGAGGATTTCCTCCGCTTCGGAGCGGGGGCCACCGCGCGCATCCGCCCCGCGCAGCAGCGCGCGAGGCTGGTGGTGGGCTGAGCCCGGGGCCCCGCGCGGAGGTCTTCCGCCCGGGGCCCGGCCCGTGTTTCAGGGCGTGATGGTGATTTGCACCGTCGGGCACGACACGTCCGTCGCGCGGTATTCACCGTTGGGGGCGGGGACCGGCTGGCCCTCCTGCGCGACGTCCATCAGCGGGCCGCGGAAGGCGATGCGGTACGTGCCGGGCGCCCGCAAGTCGTAGTAGCGCGCCGCGTCCACCTTGCCCTCCGCGGACGCGCCGGGCTCCAGCGTGATGTAGCTGCTCGCCGTGGGCGGCGCGCGCTTCGCCATGGGCCCGCGGTATTCGAGCGCCGTGTTGTCACGGGACACGTCGAAGATTTTGTTGAGCACGCCCTCCAGGGGCGTGTGCCAGGTGAGCACGCGCACGGGCTTGGCCGTGGGGTTGCTCAACTGGAAGACCAGCTCCACCGGCTCGCCCGTGCGCACCAGGGCGGGGCCGCTCAGCGTACACGTCAGCTTCGTGGCCACCGCGGAGGCCTCCTGTTGCGTGTCGTCTTGGGGCGCGGGTGCGCCTTCCACCGGCGAGGATGGAGGTGTTTCCTGCCGCGCCGCACAGGCGCCCGTCATCATTCCCAGGCACAGCACCGCGACGCCAAACCGCCTACCACGTGAGAACACCATGGGCTCCCTTCCCGGAATCGGACGCGGGCCCGAAGGCCGCGTTCCTGGTCCGTTGCATGTTAACGCGTGGGTTTCGTGCGCACGGTGACGTTTTCGGTGGCGTTCAGGGGCGCGCATTTCCTGCACGGGCAGACCGGCGCGTGAATCAGAACGGGCGCACGTAGGCGGTGAGCAGCAGCACCACGCCCACCACCTTCATGGCCATCAACGGCCCCAGGTTGAGCACCACTTCGTCGAACAGGTTCTCGTCCGGAAAACGCATGACGCCGTTCCTTTCGCTCCGCGTGTATCGCGAAGTCGAAAGGGCATTGAGCAAGGCGCGGGCCAGCATGCGCGCACGGGCGGCGGCGCAGGCTCCCGAGTGCGTTTCTTGCGCGCGAGGCGCGCGGGGCCCTCGCGGACCGTTCGTGAATGGGACGGGCGCGTGCGGTGCTGGCACTCGCGTTCCTCCGCGCGCACGTGCCGCGCGCCCGTCTGGACAGCAAGCAGCTACTTCGCCGCGGACGCGCCTTCTTGCGCCAGCGTGCGCACCAAGTCCAGCGCGCGCCGCACGTGCTCGCCGACGCGAATCTGCGACTCGAAGCTGTCGCGCACGATGCCCGAGCGGTCCACCACGAAGGTGACGCGTCCGGGGAGCAGGCCCAGGAACGACGTGGACACGCCGAACGCCTCGCGGGCCTCGCCGCGCTCGTCGCTGAGCAGCTTGAAGGGCAGCCGGTGCTTCGTCGCGAAGCCCTCGTGCGATTCCGACGAGTCTCCGCTGATGCCCACCACGTCCGCGCCGGCGGCGACGAAATCCTCGTATTGGTCCCGCAAGCTGCACGCCTGCGCGGTGCAGCCCGGCGAGTCATCCTTCGGGTAGAAGTAGACGACGAGCACCTTCTGTCCCACCAGCTCGCGCAGCCGCACCGGCTGGCGGTTCGCGCCCGTGAGGGTGATGTCGGGTACCGCGTCGCCTTGCTTCAGCAGCTTCGTCTTGGCCATGCCGTCCTCGCGTCGCCCCGGAGTCGGCCGGTGCGTTCAACGCCGGGCACATCCCATCTGGCCCGCCGTGCGCCCACAAGTAATCCGCCAGTCGCCGCGCCACATGCCTCCCGCGCGGGGAATGCACGCGGGGATGCGTCACCCCAGGGAGGGGCGTCATCGTCGACCCGGGAACGCTTGCCTGCCTTCCGGGCAGACCACCCACCAGGACACATGTCGCAACGCCTGAACGGTGCATCAACTCGGATTGATACGGCGCCTAATATTTGATGCCGCGCCCTTTTGAATCTTCAGGGCGCGCGGCGCATCTCTAGAGTGTGGGGGATGCGATGGCGCTCCCCCGTCCGGCAGGCGACAGCCCTGTGCGCGGCCGGACCCGAAATTTCGGGCACCACCGCTGTGGTCGCCTTAGTTTTCGTTGCAGGCAGAGACAGCTTAGGTCAGAGGTCAGGGCGGAAACTTTCGCCGGAGTTGCGCTGCGCTTCGTTCAGGCGTAGGACGCAGCTTCGGGGGGTTGGTCAGGAGCGGACATGGTCGGCCTCGTCGTCGCAGCGCACGGACGTCTGGCGGAGGAGCTGGTCTCCACCGCTGAGCAGATCGTGGGAGAGCTTCCCGCGGTGGCAACCTGTAACATCGAGCCTGGGACTCCCGTCGAGGAACTCCGGGCGAAGATGAAGCAGGCGGTTGCCCGCGTGGATGAGGGCTCCGGTGTCATCATTCTGGCCGACCTCTTCGGAGGTACGCCCTGTAAGGAGTCGCTGATGATGTGTCAGCGAATGAATGTGGAGGTCCTTGCTGGCGTCAACCTGCCCATGCTGCTGAAGGCGAACTCGCTCCGTTCGGAGGAGTTGTCGCTACCGGAGATGGCCAACCAGCTGGCTTCCCATGGCCAGCGCAACATCACCTGCGCATCCGCCCTGCTTCGCGAGGCCCAGCAGCAGCCGCGAACTTGACGGACCCGCGCGGGTCGGCGATTCGAGACTGCCGTGATCACCCTGGTCCGCGTCGACAACCGCCTCATCCATGGTCAGGTCGTCGAGGCCTGGCTCCCGTTTCTCAAAGTCTCCCGGGTCGTCGTGGCGGATGACGAGGCGGCGTCGAGCCCGCTCATCCGCGCGGCCATGGCGCTGGCCGTCCAGAGCGCCATCGAGGTGCAGATTCTGCCCTTGTCCCAGGTGGACTTCGCCGCCCTGTCCAAGGACGGCGTGCGCACCCTGGTGCTGCTGCGGGACGTGGCCTCGGTGCCCTTCGCGCACGCGCACGGGCTCGCCATGGATGAGCTGAATCTGGGCAACGTGCACTTCGGCACCGGCCGCAGGCAGGTGTCTCCGTCCGTCTTCCTGGCGGAGGCGGAGCTGAAGACGCTCCAGCAGCTCTCCGACCAGGGCGTCCGCGTGGCGGCCCGCGCGGTACCGGCGGAGAAGCCCGTGGACCTGCCGGACCTCCACGAGCGGTGGGCAAAGGCCGGGTGAGCGCGTGAGCGTCGTCTGGACCCAGGTGGCGCTCGCGGGACTGTGGGGCGGACTGGTGGCGCTGGAGCGCAAGGCGTTCCTCCAGGCCATGCTGTCCCGGCCCCTGGTCGCCGCCACCGTCATGGGCGTTCTCCTGGATGACGTGGCCTCGGGGCTTGCCATTGGCATGCTCCTGGAGCTGTTCTTCCTGGGCACCGCCAACCTGGGCGCGGCCCTGCCGGAGAACGACACCCTGGCGGCCACGGGCGCCAGCGCCGCCGCGGCCACGTTGTCGGCGGCCACGGGCGCGGGCTCCACGCCGGCCATCTGGTCCCTGGCGGTGCTGCTCTTCATTGGCCTGGGGCGCGTGGGCCGCCGCGGTGACCGCTTGCTGGAGGGCTACACGGCGCGCCTGGCGCGGGTGGCGTTGGCCTCCGCGGAGGCGGGCGACCTGACGCGCGCGATGCGGCAGAACCTGTGGGGGATGTGGCCCCACTTCGGGGTGTACGGCGCGCTCACCGCGCTCTGCGCGCTCTTGGGCTTCTACATCGAGCCGCTGCTCCAGGCGCTTCCGCCGGTGGTGGTGCGCGGGCTGGCGTGGGCCTGGCCGGCCATGGCGTCCGTGGCGGCGGCCATCGCGGCCCAGGGCAGCCACGCCCGGCGCGCGCCGCTCTACGCGGGGCTGGGCGCGGCGGTGGTGACGGTGTCCGTCGTCAGCGTCCTGCTCCTGGAGGCCCGATGAGCACGGCCCCCGCGACGCTGGGCTTCGGGGTGCTGCTGCGCGTCTTCCTGCGCTCGCTCTTCCTGCAGGCGTCGTGGAACCCCAAGGGCATGCAGAACCTGGGGCTGGCCTACGCCGTCTACCCTGCCCTGGCCGCGCTGTACCCGGCGGGCGCCGCGCGCGAGGAGGCGGTGCGCCGGCACCTGGTCTTCTTCAACACGCACCCCTACGTGGCGGCGGCCATCGTCGGCGGCGTCATCAACCACGAGCAGCGCATCGCCCAGGGCGAGGAGACGCCGGACAAGGTGGTGGCCTTCAAGGCCGCGCTCATGGGCCCGCTGGCGGCGCTGGGGGACGGCTTCTTCTGGCTGTCGCTCAAGCCCGCGACGGGCGCGGTGAGCGCCGCGCTGGTGCCGCTCCTGGGCGTGTGGGCGGTGCCGCTGTTCCTGGTCCTCTACAACCTGGTCCACGTGCTGCTGCGGGTGCGCCTGTACTGGCTGGGCCTGACGCTGGGAGACCAACTGGTGGAGGCGGTGGCGCGCGCGAATCTCCCCGCCCGGGGCGCGCGGCTGCGGGCGGTGGCGGCGACCAGCGCGGGCGGTGTGGCCGCCTGGCTGGCGGTTTCGTTCGGGACCAACGCGGGTGGCCTGTATGCGCCCCTGCTGGCGGCCGGGTGCCTGGCCTTGGGGGTGGCGTCCTACGTGCTAGTGAGTCGTCGGGTGCCGAACTACGTGGTGCTCTATGTCGCGGCGGGCCTGGCCTGCGTGGCGGGAGCATTCCTTTAAGGAGAGTGGGAGTCGAGATGGCAAGCGTGGTCGAAGGGACGTACGAGATCATCAACGCGCTGGGGCTCCACGCCCGGGCCGCGGCGCAGATGGTCAAGGTGGCCAACCGGTTCAAGAGCGAGGTCACCATCGAAGCCCAGGGACAGCGGGCCAATGCCAAATCCATCATGGGCGTGCTGATGCTCGCCGCCGCGCA
This genomic window from Myxococcus hansupus contains:
- a CDS encoding PTS sugar transporter subunit IIB — its product is MITLVRVDNRLIHGQVVEAWLPFLKVSRVVVADDEAASSPLIRAAMALAVQSAIEVQILPLSQVDFAALSKDGVRTLVLLRDVASVPFAHAHGLAMDELNLGNVHFGTGRRQVSPSVFLAEAELKTLQQLSDQGVRVAARAVPAEKPVDLPDLHERWAKAG
- a CDS encoding PTS sugar transporter subunit IIC: MSVVWTQVALAGLWGGLVALERKAFLQAMLSRPLVAATVMGVLLDDVASGLAIGMLLELFFLGTANLGAALPENDTLAATGASAAAATLSAATGAGSTPAIWSLAVLLFIGLGRVGRRGDRLLEGYTARLARVALASAEAGDLTRAMRQNLWGMWPHFGVYGALTALCALLGFYIEPLLQALPPVVVRGLAWAWPAMASVAAAIAAQGSHARRAPLYAGLGAAVVTVSVVSVLLLEAR
- a CDS encoding peroxiredoxin, which encodes MAKTKLLKQGDAVPDITLTGANRQPVRLRELVGQKVLVVYFYPKDDSPGCTAQACSLRDQYEDFVAAGADVVGISGDSSESHEGFATKHRLPFKLLSDERGEAREAFGVSTSFLGLLPGRVTFVVDRSGIVRDSFESQIRVGEHVRRALDLVRTLAQEGASAAK
- a CDS encoding PTS system mannose/fructose/sorbose family transporter subunit IID; protein product: MSTAPATLGFGVLLRVFLRSLFLQASWNPKGMQNLGLAYAVYPALAALYPAGAAREEAVRRHLVFFNTHPYVAAAIVGGVINHEQRIAQGEETPDKVVAFKAALMGPLAALGDGFFWLSLKPATGAVSAALVPLLGVWAVPLFLVLYNLVHVLLRVRLYWLGLTLGDQLVEAVARANLPARGARLRAVAATSAGGVAAWLAVSFGTNAGGLYAPLLAAGCLALGVASYVLVSRRVPNYVVLYVAAGLACVAGAFL
- a CDS encoding HPr family phosphocarrier protein, giving the protein MASVVEGTYEIINALGLHARAAAQMVKVANRFKSEVTIEAQGQRANAKSIMGVLMLAAAQGTQVKLTCKGDDADACLQELAKLIGDRFGEAQ
- a CDS encoding PTS sugar transporter subunit IIA, which codes for MVGLVVAAHGRLAEELVSTAEQIVGELPAVATCNIEPGTPVEELRAKMKQAVARVDEGSGVIILADLFGGTPCKESLMMCQRMNVEVLAGVNLPMLLKANSLRSEELSLPEMANQLASHGQRNITCASALLREAQQQPRT